A single region of the Phaenicophaeus curvirostris isolate KB17595 chromosome 4, BPBGC_Pcur_1.0, whole genome shotgun sequence genome encodes:
- the BMPR1B gene encoding bone morphogenetic protein receptor type-1B isoform X2, protein MPLRISGKLSMETRKEDGESTAPAPPQKKLSCQCHHHCPEDSVNSTCSTDGYCFTIIEEDESGGHLVTKGCLGLEGSDFQCRDTPIPHQRRSIECCTGQDYCNKHLHPTLPPLKNRDFAEGNIHHKALLISVTVCSILLVLIIIFCYFRYKRQETRPRYSIGLEQDETYIPPGESLKDLIEQSQSSGSGSGLPLLVQRTIAKQIQMVKQIGKGRYGEVWMGKWRGEKVAVKVFFTTEEASWFRETEIYQTVLMRHENILGFIAADIKGTGSWTQLYLITDYHENGSLYDYLKSTTLDTKAMLKLAYSSVSGLCHLHTEIFSTQGKPAIAHRDLKSKNILVKKNGTCCIADLGLAVKFISDTNEVDIPSNTRVGTKRYMPPEVLDESLNRNHFQSYIMADMYSFGLILWEIARRCVSGGIVEEYQLPYHDLVPSDPSYEDMRESVCIKRLRPSFPNRWSSDECLRQMGKLMMECWAHNPASRLTALRVKKTLAKMSESQDIKL, encoded by the exons ATGCCCTTGCGAATTTCTGGCAAGTTGAGCATGGAGACCAGAAAAGAAGATGGTGAGAGCACGGCACCTGCCCCTCCGCAGAAGAAGCTGTCCTGTCAGTGCCACCATCACTGTCCTGAGGACTCGGTCAACAGCACCTGCAG CACTGATGGCTATTGCTTCACCATTATAGAAGAAGATGAGTCTGGTGGGCATTTGGTCACCAAGGGATGCCTTGGATTAGAGGGCTCAGACTTCCAGTGTCGG GACACTCCTATTCCACACCAAAGAAGATCTATCGAATGTTGCACAGGCCAAGATTACTGTAACAAACACCTTCACCCTACCCTGCCACCACTGAAAAATCGAG ACTTTGCTGAAGGAAACATTCATCATAAGGCCCTGCTGATCTCGGTGACTGTTTGCAGTATACTTCTGGTACTTATCATCATTTTCTGCTACTTCAG ATACAAACGCCAAGAGACGAGGCCCCGCTACAGCATCGGGCTGGAGCAGGATGAGACCTACATTCCCCCTGGAGAGTCCCTCAAGGATTTGATCGAGCAGTCCCAGAGCTCAGGGAGCGGCTCCGGGCTCCCTCTCCTG GTTCAAAGGACCATCGCAAAACAGATTCAGATGGTAAAGCAGATTGGAAAAGGTCGCTATGGAGAAGTCTGGATGGGAAAGTGGCGTGGCGAAAAGGTAGCTGTGAAAGTGTTTTTTACCACAGAGGAGGCCAGCTGgttcagagaaacagaaatctaCCAGACTGTGCTGATGAGGCATGAAAATATTCTCG gtttcatTGCTGCAGACATTAAGGGTACAGGATCTTGGACCCAGCTGTATCTTATCACTGATTACCATGAGAATGGCTCACTTTATGATTATCTGAAATCTACTACCTTGGATACGAAAGCCATGCTAAAACTGGCTTATTCCTCTGTCAGTGGCTTGTGCCACTTGCACACTGAGATCTTCAGTACTCAGGGCAAACCCGCTATTGCCCATCGTGacctgaaaagtaaaaatatcctGGTGAAAAAGAATGGCACCTGCTGTATAGCAGATTTGGGCTTGGCTGTTAAATTTATCAG TGATACAAATGAGGTAGACATCCCTTCAAATACCCGTGTAGGAACAAAACGCTATATGCCTCCTGAAGTGCTGGATGAAAGCTTGAACAGAAATCACTTTCAATCCTACATCATGGCTGATATGTACAGTTTTGGACTCATCCTTTGGGAGATAGCAAGAAGATGTGTTTCAGGAG GAATAGTTGAGGAATACCAGCTTCCGTACCATGACCTTGTGCCAAGCGACCCCTCATACGAGGACATGCGGGAGAGTGTGTGCATCAAGAGGCTACGCCCTTCGTTTCCCAACAGATGGAGCAGTGATGAG TGCCTACGGCAAATGGGGAAGCTGATGATGGAGTGCTGGGCTCACAACCCCGCCTCCCGGCTCACAGCCCTGCGGGTCAAGAAAACACTTGCCAAAATGTCAGAGTCACAGGACATTAAACTTTGA
- the BMPR1B gene encoding bone morphogenetic protein receptor type-1B isoform X1 has protein sequence MPLRISGKLSMETRKEDGESTAPAPPQKKLSCQCHHHCPEDSVNSTCSICASHKRISVKKLKATSKTTRTLFYCSISSFVCTNTDGYCFTIIEEDESGGHLVTKGCLGLEGSDFQCRDTPIPHQRRSIECCTGQDYCNKHLHPTLPPLKNRDFAEGNIHHKALLISVTVCSILLVLIIIFCYFRYKRQETRPRYSIGLEQDETYIPPGESLKDLIEQSQSSGSGSGLPLLVQRTIAKQIQMVKQIGKGRYGEVWMGKWRGEKVAVKVFFTTEEASWFRETEIYQTVLMRHENILGFIAADIKGTGSWTQLYLITDYHENGSLYDYLKSTTLDTKAMLKLAYSSVSGLCHLHTEIFSTQGKPAIAHRDLKSKNILVKKNGTCCIADLGLAVKFISDTNEVDIPSNTRVGTKRYMPPEVLDESLNRNHFQSYIMADMYSFGLILWEIARRCVSGGIVEEYQLPYHDLVPSDPSYEDMRESVCIKRLRPSFPNRWSSDECLRQMGKLMMECWAHNPASRLTALRVKKTLAKMSESQDIKL, from the exons ATGCCCTTGCGAATTTCTGGCAAGTTGAGCATGGAGACCAGAAAAGAAGATGGTGAGAGCACGGCACCTGCCCCTCCGCAGAAGAAGCTGTCCTGTCAGTGCCACCATCACTGTCCTGAGGACTCGGTCAACAGCACCTGCAG CATCTGTGCAAGTCATAAAAGAATTTCAGTAAAGAAGCTCAAAGCTACTTCAAAAACAACTAGGACCTTGTTTTACTGTTCCATTTCAAGTTTTGTGTGTACAAA CACTGATGGCTATTGCTTCACCATTATAGAAGAAGATGAGTCTGGTGGGCATTTGGTCACCAAGGGATGCCTTGGATTAGAGGGCTCAGACTTCCAGTGTCGG GACACTCCTATTCCACACCAAAGAAGATCTATCGAATGTTGCACAGGCCAAGATTACTGTAACAAACACCTTCACCCTACCCTGCCACCACTGAAAAATCGAG ACTTTGCTGAAGGAAACATTCATCATAAGGCCCTGCTGATCTCGGTGACTGTTTGCAGTATACTTCTGGTACTTATCATCATTTTCTGCTACTTCAG ATACAAACGCCAAGAGACGAGGCCCCGCTACAGCATCGGGCTGGAGCAGGATGAGACCTACATTCCCCCTGGAGAGTCCCTCAAGGATTTGATCGAGCAGTCCCAGAGCTCAGGGAGCGGCTCCGGGCTCCCTCTCCTG GTTCAAAGGACCATCGCAAAACAGATTCAGATGGTAAAGCAGATTGGAAAAGGTCGCTATGGAGAAGTCTGGATGGGAAAGTGGCGTGGCGAAAAGGTAGCTGTGAAAGTGTTTTTTACCACAGAGGAGGCCAGCTGgttcagagaaacagaaatctaCCAGACTGTGCTGATGAGGCATGAAAATATTCTCG gtttcatTGCTGCAGACATTAAGGGTACAGGATCTTGGACCCAGCTGTATCTTATCACTGATTACCATGAGAATGGCTCACTTTATGATTATCTGAAATCTACTACCTTGGATACGAAAGCCATGCTAAAACTGGCTTATTCCTCTGTCAGTGGCTTGTGCCACTTGCACACTGAGATCTTCAGTACTCAGGGCAAACCCGCTATTGCCCATCGTGacctgaaaagtaaaaatatcctGGTGAAAAAGAATGGCACCTGCTGTATAGCAGATTTGGGCTTGGCTGTTAAATTTATCAG TGATACAAATGAGGTAGACATCCCTTCAAATACCCGTGTAGGAACAAAACGCTATATGCCTCCTGAAGTGCTGGATGAAAGCTTGAACAGAAATCACTTTCAATCCTACATCATGGCTGATATGTACAGTTTTGGACTCATCCTTTGGGAGATAGCAAGAAGATGTGTTTCAGGAG GAATAGTTGAGGAATACCAGCTTCCGTACCATGACCTTGTGCCAAGCGACCCCTCATACGAGGACATGCGGGAGAGTGTGTGCATCAAGAGGCTACGCCCTTCGTTTCCCAACAGATGGAGCAGTGATGAG TGCCTACGGCAAATGGGGAAGCTGATGATGGAGTGCTGGGCTCACAACCCCGCCTCCCGGCTCACAGCCCTGCGGGTCAAGAAAACACTTGCCAAAATGTCAGAGTCACAGGACATTAAACTTTGA